In one window of Maribacter dokdonensis DSW-8 DNA:
- a CDS encoding DUF4837 family protein, protein MKKRILLCFLATLGLSIACKEEGKADYLPESVGAMNTLTVVIDNDLWNSNVGDAIRENYTAAAQGLTWDEALFSVTQIPQQIFSGAIRNTSSVLYVMEDTLNIAHMKSNMYAKPQKVGVIKGHNKEELIENINKTAKEFIAEYKALEIGKAQKRFEKSLNKEKALEDKFNISMKIPSIYRVGREEDNFVWIDRQIQKGNMNIIAYTMPWDSFKNDSTFVQDIVKMRDSIGGLYIGGEDVPGKKNHMITEKAFSPYVFPAEVSGKKAAEVRGIWEMSAYPMAGPFLTYIINDKENNRKLVLEGFVFAPATKKRDYMFELEAILKSVQFNVGDQKN, encoded by the coding sequence ATGAAAAAAAGAATATTACTTTGTTTTTTAGCAACTTTAGGATTATCAATAGCTTGTAAAGAAGAAGGCAAGGCAGATTATTTACCAGAATCTGTAGGTGCCATGAATACCCTTACGGTTGTAATTGATAATGATTTGTGGAATAGTAACGTAGGCGATGCCATACGAGAAAATTATACGGCAGCGGCACAGGGCTTAACATGGGACGAGGCGCTTTTTAGCGTAACCCAAATTCCCCAACAGATATTTAGTGGCGCAATACGTAATACGAGTTCTGTATTATATGTTATGGAAGACACTCTGAACATTGCCCACATGAAATCTAACATGTATGCCAAACCGCAAAAGGTAGGTGTTATTAAGGGGCATAATAAAGAAGAGCTTATTGAGAACATCAATAAAACGGCAAAAGAATTTATAGCGGAATATAAAGCTCTGGAAATTGGTAAGGCTCAAAAACGTTTTGAGAAATCATTGAATAAGGAAAAGGCTCTTGAAGATAAGTTTAATATTTCAATGAAAATTCCTTCCATTTATAGAGTAGGTAGAGAAGAGGATAATTTTGTATGGATCGATCGCCAAATTCAAAAAGGGAACATGAATATTATTGCGTATACCATGCCTTGGGACAGCTTTAAGAACGATTCTACCTTTGTTCAAGACATTGTTAAGATGAGAGATTCAATAGGCGGTCTTTATATTGGCGGGGAAGATGTACCTGGTAAAAAGAACCACATGATAACGGAGAAGGCTTTTTCCCCATATGTCTTTCCTGCTGAGGTTTCTGGTAAAAAGGCAGCAGAGGTAAGGGGAATCTGGGAAATGTCTGCATACCCTATGGCAGGACCATTTTTGACCTATATTATAAATGATAAGGAGAACAACCGTAAGTTGGTCTTGGAAGGCTTTGTTTTTGCACCGGCAACTAAGAAAAGAGATTACATGTTCGAGTTAGAGGCGATATTGAAATCGGTTCAATTCAATGTAGGAGATCAAAAGAATTAA
- a CDS encoding OmpA family protein codes for MRSVLNLFFLVFVLFAQAQNFGDNIEADLSQEKEYGTRMVSDFEEEDKKEFQKAAEAIPVPYRAFNKVENTENGYYVISGTFSKSKNLKSQVRKLNKKGFNAGYFQNPENQLYYVYLNHYDSWRDALDDCSSKFGGRYEDQVWVLKILDGETESLLNIETVPVEDVTYDMLKETTTVNTESKTKLVKRADEYFDKMWYAEAAKLYEQALSKGEKSYSYDVLKKAGDAHYFNTDMENAYKWYNILYTKYESDMGLDYLFKYAHSLKGIGNYKRSKRLLKLYNRKLAGEEVEQQTKHNEIVLDGLLRMEEKFDINNLSINSKYSEFSPMYYGGDQMVYASAKDSSIFNTRRYKWNNQPYLDLFVAKVNDETQDFKNALKFSKKINTKYHEASVAFSPDNETMYFTRNNYGKKLKRDKNGINHLKIYRSRKVNGEWLEAEEVSFNSDEYSTGHPALSPDGKQLYFVSDMPGSIGETDIFVVDVLEDGSFSSPRNLGPEINTEHKEMFPFINDKKLYFSSDGHVGLGGLDVFEVAFDDEVGFLEVRNVGKPVNSKKDDFSFIVDEETQKGYFASNRSGGKGDDDIYSFKTLQIEKIPTSINAISGIVTELITGDLMPNALVELLDENNIKLKEMETDENGNFIFEDLDADTRYVLRTTKGSYFDDTREAATKENEIVNVDVSMRKLNDMIAVENGIKKLKTEMIHFNFDKSFIRKDAALELDKLIAVMNDSPNMVIKIESHTDSRGDAVYNKYLSDKRAKSTRDYIIAQGIDPKRIESAIGYGEERLINECDGSVRCTEEEHYLNRRSEFIIVNM; via the coding sequence ATGAGAAGTGTTTTAAATTTATTTTTTCTAGTATTTGTTCTATTTGCCCAAGCTCAGAATTTTGGAGATAATATAGAAGCAGATTTATCTCAAGAAAAGGAATATGGTACAAGAATGGTATCAGATTTTGAAGAGGAAGATAAGAAAGAATTTCAAAAAGCTGCAGAAGCAATACCGGTTCCCTACAGAGCTTTTAATAAGGTGGAGAACACAGAAAATGGCTACTACGTTATCTCTGGTACCTTCTCAAAAAGTAAAAATTTAAAGTCTCAAGTAAGAAAGCTTAACAAGAAGGGGTTTAATGCCGGTTACTTTCAAAATCCTGAAAATCAACTTTACTACGTTTATCTAAATCATTATGACTCTTGGCGCGACGCTTTGGACGACTGCTCTTCAAAATTTGGCGGCAGATATGAAGATCAAGTTTGGGTACTTAAGATACTAGACGGAGAAACGGAGTCTTTGCTCAATATAGAAACTGTACCTGTTGAAGATGTTACTTATGATATGCTTAAAGAAACTACAACGGTAAATACTGAATCTAAAACCAAACTTGTTAAAAGAGCCGATGAATATTTTGATAAAATGTGGTATGCTGAAGCAGCTAAGTTATACGAACAGGCATTATCAAAAGGAGAAAAATCATATTCTTATGACGTATTAAAAAAAGCAGGAGATGCGCATTACTTCAATACTGACATGGAGAATGCATATAAGTGGTACAATATACTTTATACCAAATATGAATCTGACATGGGCTTAGATTATTTATTTAAGTATGCTCATTCTCTAAAAGGTATTGGTAACTACAAAAGATCTAAAAGACTTTTAAAGTTATACAATAGAAAACTTGCCGGTGAGGAAGTGGAGCAGCAAACCAAGCATAATGAAATTGTGTTGGACGGACTTCTTAGAATGGAAGAGAAATTTGATATAAATAACCTTAGTATAAACTCAAAGTATTCAGAATTCTCACCAATGTATTATGGTGGTGATCAGATGGTATATGCCTCAGCAAAAGATTCATCCATTTTTAATACCAGAAGGTATAAATGGAACAATCAGCCCTATTTAGATTTATTTGTAGCTAAGGTAAATGATGAAACCCAAGACTTTAAGAATGCACTTAAATTTTCAAAAAAAATAAATACTAAATATCACGAAGCCTCAGTTGCCTTTTCACCGGATAATGAGACTATGTATTTTACCAGAAACAATTACGGTAAAAAACTAAAACGAGATAAAAACGGCATTAATCACTTAAAGATATATAGATCTAGGAAGGTAAATGGCGAATGGTTAGAGGCAGAAGAAGTTTCATTTAATAGTGATGAGTACTCCACTGGTCACCCAGCATTGAGTCCAGATGGAAAACAATTATACTTTGTATCGGATATGCCTGGTAGCATAGGGGAAACTGACATTTTCGTAGTAGACGTATTAGAAGACGGCAGCTTTTCTTCGCCTAGAAATTTAGGTCCAGAAATAAATACCGAACATAAAGAAATGTTTCCATTTATTAATGACAAGAAATTGTATTTTTCATCAGATGGTCATGTAGGATTAGGCGGATTAGATGTATTTGAAGTAGCTTTTGATGATGAAGTTGGTTTCTTGGAAGTACGAAACGTTGGTAAACCGGTCAACAGTAAAAAAGATGACTTTTCATTCATTGTTGATGAAGAAACACAAAAGGGATACTTTGCTTCTAATCGTAGTGGCGGTAAGGGAGATGATGATATCTACTCATTTAAAACCTTACAGATTGAGAAAATACCAACCAGTATTAACGCTATCTCAGGTATTGTTACGGAGTTGATTACTGGAGATTTAATGCCTAACGCATTGGTAGAACTACTAGATGAAAACAATATTAAACTAAAAGAAATGGAGACCGACGAGAATGGTAACTTCATTTTTGAAGACTTGGATGCCGATACTAGGTATGTATTAAGAACAACAAAGGGTTCTTATTTTGATGACACCAGAGAAGCCGCTACTAAAGAAAATGAAATTGTTAATGTAGATGTTTCCATGAGAAAACTGAACGATATGATTGCTGTTGAAAATGGTATTAAGAAACTCAAAACAGAGATGATCCACTTTAACTTTGATAAATCATTCATTCGTAAAGATGCTGCTCTAGAACTTGATAAATTAATAGCCGTTATGAACGATTCACCAAACATGGTCATTAAAATTGAATCTCATACAGATTCCAGGGGTGATGCCGTATACAACAAATACCTATCTGATAAACGTGCAAAATCTACAAGAGACTATATTATAGCTCAAGGTATTGATCCAAAACGTATAGAAAGTGCTATTGGTTATGGAGAAGAACGCTTAATCAATGAATGTGATGGTTCTGTTCGTTGTACAGAGGAGGAACACTACCTAAACCGTAGATCAGAATTCATTATCGTGAATATGTAA
- a CDS encoding DUF6747 family protein yields MEKITLVKEIYIEAFRNWKSYILEHYFKVFSWLCFVLIAFAMYALIYRVSTGFTFSNL; encoded by the coding sequence ATGGAAAAAATTACTCTAGTGAAGGAAATATACATTGAAGCTTTTAGAAATTGGAAAAGCTATATCTTAGAGCATTACTTCAAAGTATTCTCTTGGTTATGTTTTGTGTTGATTGCTTTTGCCATGTACGCATTGATATACAGAGTATCTACCGGTTTTACATTTAGTAATCTATAA
- a CDS encoding LysM peptidoglycan-binding domain-containing protein, translating into MMNKITYNCFCFGLALFPIIGAAQQKDTGTTVQDSLQSNLIVAQDSTDSVVPLEQLKIVKSSNTESLALFKPTESSTYNLQDNALAAKFDSLWMKELVDAAPLFNEMYQEVLTEPDTTTTFVLDLPTDTLRMRLARMNERTPFNIEYNSSLESVIKSFLTRKRDLMERMLTISQFYFPLFEQEFDNNNIPLEMKYLSIVESALNPKARSRVGATGLWQFMYGTGKEMKLNINSYVDERSDPIKSTAAAANYLNRLHRIYDDWDLALAAYNSGPGNVNKAIRRSGGQRNYWNIRRNLPRETAGYVPAFQATMYIFEYAEEHGLRSKKVDRAYFETDTVHVKSLITFDQISELAAIDKEELKILNPHYKLDVIPFVEGKPNALRLPVREMGKFVANEEAIYAHVKNELKEKESIVAEIQKQAEQNSIRYRVRDGDFLGKIAERYGVRVSQLKQWNGLRSNNLRIGQRLTIYPRKKPTSSVKPRETPTRTAVANNSKIHEVRSGDSLWTISRKYPGVTIENLRKWNGISGNNLKPGTKLKLCDCSS; encoded by the coding sequence ATGATGAATAAAATAACCTATAATTGTTTTTGTTTTGGATTGGCACTGTTTCCTATTATAGGTGCTGCCCAACAAAAAGATACCGGCACTACGGTACAAGACTCTTTACAAAGTAATTTAATTGTAGCTCAAGATTCTACAGATAGTGTAGTACCATTAGAGCAACTGAAAATAGTTAAAAGCTCCAATACAGAGTCTTTGGCATTGTTTAAGCCAACGGAATCATCCACCTATAACCTTCAAGACAATGCACTTGCTGCAAAGTTTGATAGTCTTTGGATGAAAGAGCTTGTAGATGCCGCACCACTTTTCAACGAAATGTACCAAGAGGTACTAACGGAACCAGATACAACAACGACTTTTGTTTTGGACCTACCTACCGATACTTTGAGGATGCGGTTGGCTAGAATGAACGAAAGAACACCGTTCAACATTGAATATAACTCATCATTGGAAAGCGTAATAAAATCTTTTCTTACCAGAAAAAGAGATTTAATGGAACGCATGCTTACCATTAGCCAATTTTACTTTCCTTTATTTGAACAGGAATTTGACAATAATAATATTCCATTGGAGATGAAGTATTTGTCAATCGTAGAATCTGCATTGAACCCCAAAGCACGTTCTAGGGTAGGGGCAACGGGATTGTGGCAGTTTATGTACGGTACCGGTAAAGAAATGAAGCTTAATATCAATAGTTATGTTGATGAGCGTAGCGATCCTATTAAGTCTACCGCAGCTGCCGCCAATTATCTTAATAGATTGCATAGAATTTATGATGATTGGGATTTGGCTTTAGCAGCGTATAACTCTGGTCCAGGAAACGTAAACAAAGCTATTCGTAGAAGTGGCGGACAACGAAATTATTGGAATATTCGAAGAAATCTACCACGTGAAACGGCGGGGTATGTTCCTGCTTTTCAAGCTACCATGTATATATTTGAATATGCCGAGGAACATGGTTTAAGATCTAAAAAAGTGGATCGTGCCTATTTTGAAACAGATACTGTTCATGTTAAAAGCCTAATAACATTTGATCAAATTTCTGAATTGGCAGCTATTGACAAGGAGGAATTAAAAATACTTAACCCGCATTACAAATTAGATGTTATTCCTTTCGTAGAAGGAAAACCTAACGCATTGAGGTTACCCGTGCGAGAAATGGGAAAGTTTGTTGCTAATGAAGAAGCAATTTATGCCCATGTAAAAAATGAACTTAAAGAGAAAGAGAGTATTGTTGCTGAGATTCAAAAACAAGCAGAACAGAACAGTATTCGATATAGAGTAAGAGATGGCGATTTTCTTGGTAAAATAGCAGAACGCTACGGTGTTCGTGTAAGTCAACTAAAGCAATGGAACGGTTTGCGAAGTAATAATTTACGCATAGGCCAAAGATTGACCATTTACCCACGAAAAAAACCTACTTCATCTGTTAAACCTAGGGAAACCCCTACTAGAACTGCGGTTGCCAACAATTCAAAAATTCATGAAGTAAGAAGTGGAGACTCATTATGGACCATTTCTAGAAAATATCCTGGAGTTACTATTGAAAATTTGCGAAAATGGAACGGTATTAGTGGTAATAATTTAAAACCTGGCACAAAATTAAAACTGTGCGACTGTTCATCGTAA
- the folB gene encoding dihydroneopterin aldolase: protein MGKVQLENIKAYAHHGCLPQETNIGSDYLVNVSVDTNLLKASVTDELKDTVDYVHINRIVKQEMAIPSKLLEHVAKRIIDRIFIELPTVDTAMVSVSKINPPINGDVEKVTVSLNLQRGQLVN from the coding sequence ATGGGTAAAGTACAATTAGAGAATATAAAAGCATACGCCCATCATGGGTGCTTGCCACAAGAAACTAATATTGGCAGTGATTATTTGGTCAACGTTTCCGTAGATACGAATTTATTAAAAGCTTCGGTCACAGATGAATTAAAGGACACGGTAGACTATGTTCATATCAACAGAATTGTAAAGCAAGAAATGGCAATACCATCAAAATTGTTGGAGCATGTTGCCAAAAGAATCATTGATAGAATTTTTATTGAATTGCCTACCGTAGACACTGCAATGGTTTCTGTTTCCAAAATCAATCCGCCCATTAACGGAGATGTAGAAAAGGTAACCGTATCATTGAATTTGCAACGTGGTCAATTGGTAAACTAG
- a CDS encoding phosphoglycerate kinase, with the protein MKVLNDFNFEDKKALIRVDFNVPLNENFEVTDTNRIEAAKPTIIKVLEDGGSAVLMSHLGRPKGERNPDLSLSHIVDAVSEIIGVAVKFVSDCVGDEAEKAVAELKNGEVLLLENLRYYNEEEKGDEGFAEKLSKLGDVYVNDAFGTAHRAHASTTIVAKFFPEAKCFGYLLAKEIDAIEKVMATGEKPVLAILGGAKVSSKITIIENILDKVDDLIIGGGMTYTFIKAQGGKVGDSICEDDKMDLAMEILEKAKQKNVNVHIPVDVLAADDFDANANTQIVDVDKIPDGWQGLDAGPKTLEIFKNVILNSKTILWNGPIGVFEMEKFAGGTIAVGNYIAEATKAGTFSLVGGGDSVAAVKQFGFEDKVSYVSTGGGAMLESLEGKTLPGIAAILA; encoded by the coding sequence ATGAAAGTATTAAATGACTTTAATTTTGAAGATAAAAAGGCGTTAATAAGGGTAGATTTCAATGTACCACTTAACGAAAACTTTGAAGTAACCGATACCAATAGAATTGAGGCTGCAAAACCTACAATTATAAAAGTGTTGGAAGATGGTGGTAGTGCCGTTCTTATGAGCCATTTAGGTAGACCAAAAGGAGAACGCAATCCAGATTTATCATTGAGCCATATTGTAGATGCAGTGTCTGAAATTATTGGTGTTGCCGTTAAATTTGTTAGTGACTGTGTTGGTGATGAAGCTGAAAAAGCCGTTGCGGAATTAAAGAACGGAGAAGTACTTTTATTAGAAAACTTAAGATACTATAACGAAGAGGAAAAAGGTGATGAAGGTTTTGCTGAAAAACTTTCCAAACTTGGTGATGTTTATGTCAATGATGCTTTTGGTACTGCGCACCGTGCTCATGCATCAACTACAATTGTTGCTAAATTTTTCCCAGAAGCTAAATGTTTTGGCTATTTATTGGCAAAGGAAATAGATGCTATTGAGAAAGTTATGGCTACTGGTGAAAAACCTGTATTAGCTATTCTTGGTGGTGCAAAAGTATCTTCTAAGATTACGATTATAGAAAACATTTTAGATAAAGTAGATGATTTAATTATCGGTGGGGGTATGACTTATACCTTCATTAAGGCTCAAGGTGGTAAAGTTGGAGATTCTATTTGCGAGGACGATAAAATGGATCTTGCAATGGAAATTCTTGAAAAAGCAAAACAGAAAAATGTAAACGTCCATATTCCTGTAGATGTGCTTGCTGCCGATGATTTTGATGCAAATGCAAACACCCAAATAGTGGATGTAGACAAAATTCCTGATGGTTGGCAAGGTTTAGATGCCGGACCTAAAACCTTAGAGATATTTAAAAACGTCATTTTAAATTCTAAAACCATTCTTTGGAACGGACCGATCGGTGTGTTTGAAATGGAGAAATTTGCAGGTGGTACCATTGCAGTTGGTAATTATATTGCTGAAGCTACAAAAGCGGGAACATTCTCGTTAGTAGGTGGTGGAGATTCAGTTGCTGCCGTTAAACAATTTGGCTTTGAGGACAAAGTTAGCTATGTATCAACAGGCGGAGGGGCAATGTTAGAAAGTTTAGAAGGCAAAACCTTGCCAGGGATCGCTGCAATATTAGCGTAG
- a CDS encoding DNA polymerase III subunit, translating into MLFKEILGLSHIKNHLSSSTDAGRIPHAQLFVGPEGCGLLPMALAYAQYIICQNSNGENNGGNEACNLKFKSFAHPDVHFAFPVSNSNKVKSHAVSNHYMKEWREFIMEQPYGNLFDWYRHIEIEKKQGQIGVDEAQDIVKKLSLKSYEGGYKVMIIWMAEKMNTAASNKLLKLIEEPPEKTIFLLLCEDEEQIIQTIKSRCQVVHFPPLAEDAIATALVEKGANKPEAMLLAHEANGNFNKALDLLNKDSEDLVFENWFVQWVRTAFKAKGNKAAIHDLLLWSEEVAKTGRETQKNFLSYCITVMRQALMINYGAEELAYLRIHAEGFQLKKFAPFVHENNILDITKELEDAIYHVERNGNSKIIFTDLSIKLTRLLHKKKTELK; encoded by the coding sequence ATGTTATTCAAAGAAATTTTAGGGCTTTCCCATATCAAAAATCATCTGTCTTCAAGTACAGATGCTGGTAGAATACCCCATGCGCAACTATTTGTGGGTCCAGAAGGCTGCGGACTGCTGCCTATGGCTTTGGCTTACGCCCAATATATAATATGTCAAAACTCCAATGGCGAAAACAATGGTGGTAATGAAGCGTGTAATCTAAAATTTAAATCATTTGCCCACCCAGATGTACATTTTGCTTTTCCGGTCTCCAATTCTAACAAAGTAAAATCACATGCAGTGAGCAACCACTATATGAAAGAGTGGCGTGAATTTATCATGGAGCAACCTTATGGCAATTTATTCGATTGGTACAGACATATAGAAATTGAAAAAAAACAAGGGCAAATAGGAGTAGACGAAGCTCAGGACATTGTTAAAAAGCTTTCTTTAAAATCATACGAAGGAGGCTACAAAGTCATGATCATTTGGATGGCAGAAAAGATGAACACCGCCGCATCCAACAAATTATTGAAACTTATTGAAGAGCCGCCAGAAAAAACAATTTTCTTGTTACTTTGCGAAGATGAGGAACAGATCATACAGACCATTAAATCTAGATGTCAAGTAGTACATTTTCCTCCTTTAGCAGAAGATGCCATTGCTACGGCATTAGTTGAAAAGGGAGCCAATAAACCAGAAGCTATGCTTTTGGCACATGAGGCGAATGGAAATTTCAACAAGGCCCTAGATCTTTTAAATAAAGATTCTGAAGATCTGGTTTTTGAAAATTGGTTTGTACAATGGGTTAGAACTGCATTTAAGGCAAAAGGTAATAAAGCTGCAATTCATGATCTTTTATTGTGGAGTGAAGAAGTAGCGAAAACAGGTAGGGAAACACAGAAAAACTTTTTAAGTTATTGCATTACTGTTATGCGGCAAGCCCTAATGATCAACTATGGTGCAGAAGAACTAGCTTATTTAAGAATACATGCAGAAGGGTTTCAATTGAAAAAATTTGCTCCCTTTGTTCACGAGAATAATATTCTTGACATTACCAAAGAATTGGAAGATGCCATTTACCATGTGGAGCGTAACGGTAACTCAAAAATTATATTTACCGATCTATCTATTAAACTTACACGGTTACTTCACAAAAAAAAGACCGAACTTAAATAA
- a CDS encoding DoxX family membrane protein, with protein MEILMNNATEVLLLLFLIITFLQSGFDKITDWNGNVSWLKEHFSKTPFKNSVPLLVGIILVTEVIAGLLCVIGTYQILSSGNTTFAMYGAVLSSITLLMLLFGQRVAKDYEGAKTIAVYFIPTILLVFLLQS; from the coding sequence ATGGAGATATTAATGAACAACGCTACAGAAGTTTTATTGCTATTATTTTTAATCATTACCTTTTTACAAAGTGGTTTTGATAAAATTACCGATTGGAACGGAAATGTCTCATGGCTTAAAGAGCATTTTTCTAAAACCCCGTTTAAAAATAGTGTTCCACTGCTGGTTGGGATAATTTTGGTAACAGAAGTTATTGCAGGACTTTTATGCGTTATTGGCACTTACCAAATTTTGAGTTCTGGTAATACCACTTTTGCAATGTATGGCGCAGTATTATCAAGTATAACACTTTTAATGTTGTTATTTGGGCAACGTGTGGCCAAGGATTACGAAGGAGCTAAAACTATTGCCGTTTATTTTATACCTACAATATTATTGGTGTTTTTGCTACAATCTTAA
- a CDS encoding PorP/SprF family type IX secretion system membrane protein, translating into MMRNSLLTLVLFISVLTARGQELTIPQLSQYLADNPFVMSPTYAGIGDHVKIRLNGLTQWVGIKDAPDTQSLAADMRIGEKSGIGMVLYNDSNGETKQQGARLSFAHHLTLDRYDDEFLSFGLSYNYNQFRIDNSNPDLIADPAYVGDKATTNHNFDIGVLYRYDKFYFSANASNILDKDLSNFNELYEPNRLRNYYIYTGYRYMKKRTSKVEVEPSVLFQLFESDGRSVTDLNLKFRFYDFEDYFYAGVNYRFLNDQIGNPLYIAPIAGLKKSNFYFGYSYQVILNELLGYSSGTHVITLGVDLFQGISNCRCTY; encoded by the coding sequence ATGATGCGGAACAGTCTATTGACACTGGTATTATTTATAAGCGTGCTCACCGCAAGAGGGCAAGAGCTTACTATACCTCAATTATCTCAATATCTTGCCGATAACCCCTTTGTAATGTCCCCAACTTACGCAGGTATCGGTGACCATGTTAAAATAAGATTGAATGGTCTTACCCAATGGGTAGGTATTAAAGATGCGCCAGATACCCAATCTCTTGCAGCAGATATGCGAATAGGAGAAAAATCGGGTATTGGTATGGTCTTGTATAATGACAGTAATGGTGAAACCAAACAACAGGGTGCAAGATTATCATTTGCACACCATTTGACTTTAGATCGTTATGATGATGAGTTTTTATCTTTTGGATTGTCTTACAACTACAATCAATTTAGAATAGACAATTCTAATCCAGATTTAATTGCGGATCCGGCGTATGTTGGAGATAAGGCAACCACCAACCATAACTTTGATATTGGTGTATTGTACAGGTACGATAAGTTTTATTTCAGTGCCAACGCATCAAACATTTTAGATAAGGATCTAAGTAATTTTAATGAATTATATGAGCCTAATAGATTAAGAAACTACTATATCTATACCGGATATAGATATATGAAGAAAAGAACTAGTAAAGTAGAAGTTGAGCCTTCTGTATTGTTTCAGTTATTTGAGAGTGATGGTAGATCTGTTACGGATCTAAACTTAAAGTTCAGGTTTTATGATTTTGAAGATTACTTTTATGCTGGGGTGAACTATCGTTTCTTGAACGATCAAATAGGAAACCCACTTTACATAGCTCCTATTGCAGGTTTAAAGAAGAGTAATTTTTACTTCGGATATTCTTATCAGGTAATTTTAAACGAACTTCTTGGCTATAGTTCAGGTACACACGTAATCACCTTAGGGGTAGATTTATTTCAAGGGATCAGTAATTGTCGTTGTACATACTAA